A stretch of Carnobacterium iners DNA encodes these proteins:
- a CDS encoding glycosyltransferase family 8 protein — MFDIKNITIVSSSNEEFVPHLTTLFLSLLESKDTNIRLNFYVIDDNISFKSKLLLNRTVNQYKARISYLAIDEAEFENVVESERIPRTAYYRISIPNLLVNTDRAIYLDCDMLCLENIENIWDIDLGSKLLAAVEDAGFHNRLNTMGVNCQSDKYFNSGLLLMDLKKWREEKITEQAFEFIKQHPHLLRFHDQDTLNAILHDRWLALHPRWNAQTYLMLAEKQHPTIQGELEWQEAREHPALIHFCGHEKPWHENPVHPYREHYFTLRNKTAFPLNQFEEISEM; from the coding sequence ATGTTTGATATTAAAAATATAACTATCGTTTCATCCAGTAATGAAGAGTTTGTTCCACATCTTACAACGTTGTTTCTTTCTTTATTAGAAAGTAAAGATACTAATATCCGTTTGAATTTTTATGTAATAGACGATAACATCTCATTCAAGTCAAAATTGTTACTAAACCGGACAGTAAATCAATATAAAGCACGTATTAGTTATTTAGCTATTGATGAAGCTGAATTTGAAAATGTTGTAGAAAGTGAAAGGATTCCTAGAACGGCTTATTATAGAATTTCTATTCCCAATCTTTTAGTTAACACAGATCGTGCGATTTACCTTGATTGCGATATGCTTTGTTTAGAAAACATTGAAAATATATGGGATATAGACTTAGGCAGTAAATTACTTGCTGCGGTTGAAGATGCAGGCTTTCACAATCGTTTAAATACAATGGGGGTGAATTGCCAGTCAGACAAGTATTTTAATTCCGGATTATTGTTGATGGATCTTAAAAAGTGGCGTGAAGAAAAGATAACGGAGCAAGCTTTTGAGTTTATAAAACAACACCCACACTTATTGAGGTTTCATGACCAAGATACATTAAATGCCATATTGCATGATCGCTGGTTAGCATTGCACCCTCGTTGGAATGCTCAAACTTACTTGATGTTAGCTGAAAAACAGCACCCAACAATCCAAGGAGAATTAGAGTGGCAAGAAGCTAGAGAGCATCCAGCACTTATCCATTTTTGTGGACATGAAAAACCATGGCATGAAAATCCCGTTCATCCCTATAGAGAACACTATTTCACTCTAAGAAATAAAACAGCTTTCCCATTAAATCAATTCGAAGAGATTAGTGAGATGTAA
- a CDS encoding helix-turn-helix transcriptional regulator: protein MFKVNAKIFNPEVLYIFDVLTIGPSSGKSHSHDFLEISIIIDGETLYTIDNHTVYLEKETILLFNPGTIHYEQALNNMRNTQLHIGFRNILLDCFPKDFFPVESPIIHLKEHNKEFFIICQKIIAERAANKPGVELMLKALVTQLIVLLLRDSSALMNKIIQETLTADEQKKQQTVNEIIHYLETHYRKDITLNDLARHYFLSSTNLSRIFKEETGDSPINYLIKVRLEQAKLLLDTKTNMSIKEISKLVGYNDALYFSKLFKKHYGQSPSAFMTKM from the coding sequence ATGTTCAAAGTGAATGCAAAAATCTTCAATCCTGAAGTGTTATACATTTTCGATGTTTTAACCATTGGTCCATCCTCTGGAAAAAGTCATTCCCATGATTTTTTAGAAATCTCTATTATTATTGATGGTGAAACCCTATATACCATTGATAATCATACAGTCTATTTAGAAAAAGAAACCATTCTTTTATTTAACCCAGGTACCATTCACTACGAACAAGCTCTGAATAATATGAGAAATACTCAACTTCATATTGGCTTTCGAAATATCCTATTAGATTGTTTTCCGAAAGATTTTTTCCCAGTAGAGTCGCCTATTATTCATTTAAAAGAGCACAACAAAGAATTTTTTATTATTTGCCAAAAAATTATTGCTGAACGTGCTGCCAATAAACCCGGAGTTGAACTTATGTTAAAAGCTCTTGTCACTCAACTGATTGTTTTGCTTTTGAGAGACAGTTCTGCATTGATGAATAAAATAATCCAAGAAACTCTAACGGCCGATGAACAAAAGAAACAACAAACGGTCAATGAAATTATCCATTACCTTGAAACACATTATCGAAAAGACATTACGCTGAACGATTTAGCGCGTCACTATTTCCTTAGCTCAACTAATCTATCGCGTATTTTCAAAGAAGAAACAGGCGATTCACCTATCAATTACTTAATTAAAGTGCGTCTAGAACAAGCTAAGCTTTTACTCGATACAAAAACGAATATGAGCATCAAAGAGATTTCGAAGCTGGTTGGCTACAATGATGCCCTCTACTTTAGTAAACTCTTTAAAAAACATTATGGCCAGTCGCCTTCTGCTTTTATGACTAAGATGTAG
- a CDS encoding ABC transporter ATP-binding protein, with protein MGSIRWVWKYIRTYWLNVSIGIALVIFVALLNIVSPLIGGRIVDDVIVKGEAGLLVPLLIVMILASLVRTILRYVYQIMFEQIGQNALFNIREEMYRKLQELDFSFFNNTRVGDIMARMTGDTDAIRHAVSWLFYNVLDNFLLLVSAIVVMGIIEWRLMLALVFITPFIGLLTITLSRKANPVFYQIRESFSRLNSMVEENISGNKVVKAFAREEYEIKKFNGYNEDYKNKNLASAAVTKTYLPLLETLASFLSVITIGLGGLLVIDGSMTLGDLVAFNGFIWMLTIPMRNVGWYVNDLQHFITSTYRIRELLATKPKIPLEKRQTTPTIRGIVEFQDVSFHYADDPDTEVLSHISLKASPGQTIGILGETGSGKSTLVNLILRFFDPIKGRILIDGQDARKINVRELRKHIAIVMQDVFLFSETIKENIAFGTPEAELDRIKQVARVADASPFIEEMPDKYNTFLGERGSGLSGGQRQRISLARGLMKDPSILILDDTTSAVDMETEVKIQQELQNVSQKKTTFIIANRISSVKTADEILILSKGEIIERGTHASLLEEKGAYYRIYLEQLGKSDGDEEVSDNGPE; from the coding sequence ATGGGAAGTATTAGATGGGTTTGGAAATACATTCGTACTTATTGGTTAAATGTTTCAATAGGAATTGCTTTGGTTATTTTTGTGGCTTTATTAAATATTGTTTCTCCATTAATTGGAGGAAGAATTGTTGATGACGTTATTGTAAAAGGAGAAGCTGGATTGTTAGTCCCATTGCTAATCGTGATGATACTTGCTTCGCTCGTTCGAACGATTCTTCGCTATGTGTACCAAATCATGTTTGAACAAATAGGTCAAAATGCTCTATTTAATATACGTGAAGAAATGTATCGTAAACTTCAAGAACTTGATTTTAGTTTTTTTAACAATACAAGAGTTGGCGATATTATGGCCAGAATGACAGGTGACACAGATGCGATTAGACATGCTGTTTCATGGCTGTTTTATAATGTGCTAGATAACTTCTTGTTGCTTGTTTCAGCGATTGTCGTGATGGGTATTATCGAATGGCGTTTAATGTTAGCGTTGGTTTTTATTACACCTTTTATAGGACTATTGACGATAACATTGTCTCGTAAAGCCAATCCTGTTTTTTACCAAATTCGTGAAAGTTTTTCTAGATTAAACTCGATGGTGGAAGAAAATATTAGTGGAAACAAAGTCGTAAAAGCTTTTGCGAGAGAAGAATATGAAATCAAAAAGTTCAACGGATACAATGAAGACTACAAAAACAAAAATTTAGCATCAGCAGCGGTTACTAAAACCTATTTGCCATTATTAGAAACGTTGGCGTCTTTCTTATCGGTTATTACAATCGGACTTGGTGGACTGTTAGTCATTGATGGCAGTATGACGTTAGGGGATTTAGTAGCTTTTAATGGCTTTATTTGGATGTTAACTATCCCAATGAGAAATGTGGGCTGGTACGTCAATGACTTGCAACATTTTATCACATCGACTTATCGCATTAGAGAGTTGTTAGCAACTAAACCAAAGATACCACTTGAGAAAAGACAAACGACACCGACGATTAGAGGCATTGTTGAATTTCAAGACGTTTCATTCCATTATGCCGATGATCCCGATACAGAAGTGTTAAGCCATATCTCGTTGAAAGCCTCACCAGGTCAAACAATCGGTATTCTAGGTGAAACTGGTTCAGGAAAATCGACATTAGTAAACTTAATTTTACGGTTTTTTGATCCGATAAAAGGACGTATTCTGATTGATGGTCAAGATGCACGGAAAATTAATGTCAGAGAATTGCGAAAGCATATTGCTATTGTGATGCAAGATGTCTTTTTATTCTCAGAAACAATCAAAGAAAACATTGCTTTTGGAACACCAGAAGCAGAGCTAGACAGAATCAAACAAGTGGCTCGTGTGGCGGATGCCAGTCCCTTTATTGAAGAAATGCCAGATAAGTACAATACTTTTCTAGGAGAACGTGGTAGTGGCTTATCAGGTGGACAAAGGCAACGGATTTCATTAGCAAGAGGCTTGATGAAAGATCCTTCTATTCTGATTTTGGATGATACAACTTCTGCGGTTGATATGGAGACAGAAGTGAAAATTCAACAAGAATTACAAAACGTTTCACAAAAGAAAACAACCTTTATTATCGCAAATCGGATTTCCTCAGTTAAAACAGCCGATGAAATTTTGATTCTTTCTAAAGGGGAAATAATCGAGCGTGGAACACATGCTTCTTTACTCGAAGAAAAAGGCGCTTATTACAGAATCTACTTGGAACAGTTAGGCAAATCAGATGGCGATGAGGAGGTGTCAGATAATGGACCAGAATAG
- a CDS encoding ABC transporter ATP-binding protein, producing the protein MDQNSVRKDEELKEEFNIEQFKRLGGYLKPYKKSVSKILIVILLSNIIMVLGPYLTSIVIDEAIPNKDTTQMGWIILIFSLATLIGGWCSRYRIQHITLLGQNVLKDMRLQIFEHLQKLSFSYFDTRPHGKIVIRVVNYINSLSDLLSNGLINVISDVLSLVVTLVFMFSLNVKLTLYSFILLPFLFLVTLFIQKAQRKAFQAVSNKQANLNAYIHESISGIKVTQSFTRESMNNEIFSEVSQDQKMSWLKAVKIQLLLAPTIQNSATLTISLIYFIGVKGLGVDVTTGVLIAFIGYVNNFWNPMVNIGNFYNSLITGTAYLERIFETLDVEPEITDKGEAFVMPPVKGDVVFKEITFGYKPEQTIFEKLSFHVKPGETIAIVGPTGAGKSTIINLISRFYDVNEGEILVDGIDIRDVTLKSLRDQIGVMLQDTFIFSGTIMENIRYGKLDATEEEIISAAKIVRAHEFIMQQKKGYQTVIKERGGTLSAGQRQLISFARTLLADPKVLILDEATSSIDTQTEILLQEGLDYLLKGRTAFIIAHRLSTIKNSTRIFYIADKVIQESGSHNELMAQKGLYYNLYKTQFNLLQKI; encoded by the coding sequence ATGGACCAGAATAGTGTGAGAAAAGATGAAGAACTAAAAGAAGAGTTTAATATAGAACAGTTTAAACGATTAGGCGGCTATTTAAAACCGTATAAAAAATCTGTATCTAAAATATTAATTGTCATCTTGTTATCCAATATTATTATGGTGTTAGGACCTTATCTAACTAGTATTGTTATCGATGAGGCTATACCGAATAAAGATACTACTCAAATGGGCTGGATTATTCTGATTTTTTCACTAGCAACTCTTATTGGTGGTTGGTGCTCGCGGTATCGGATTCAACACATCACCTTACTAGGACAAAATGTGTTAAAAGATATGCGACTACAAATTTTTGAACACCTTCAAAAATTATCTTTTTCTTATTTTGATACTCGTCCACATGGCAAGATTGTTATCCGAGTAGTCAACTACATTAATTCATTAAGTGATTTGCTTTCTAATGGATTAATCAATGTCATTTCAGATGTATTGAGTTTAGTTGTAACGCTCGTTTTCATGTTCTCACTAAATGTCAAATTAACGCTGTATAGTTTTATTTTATTGCCATTTCTATTTTTGGTGACCTTGTTTATTCAAAAAGCCCAACGAAAAGCTTTTCAAGCAGTTAGCAACAAACAAGCAAACTTAAATGCTTATATTCATGAGAGTATTTCTGGAATCAAGGTAACCCAATCGTTTACTCGTGAATCGATGAATAATGAAATCTTTTCAGAGGTCAGCCAAGATCAAAAAATGAGTTGGTTAAAAGCCGTTAAGATTCAATTATTATTAGCGCCAACGATTCAAAATAGTGCGACACTGACCATTTCACTTATTTACTTTATTGGCGTGAAAGGTTTAGGAGTAGATGTTACTACGGGGGTTTTGATTGCCTTTATTGGTTACGTAAATAATTTCTGGAATCCGATGGTTAATATTGGGAACTTTTATAACTCCTTGATTACCGGGACTGCTTATCTTGAACGTATTTTTGAAACACTTGATGTAGAACCTGAAATCACAGATAAAGGTGAGGCTTTTGTTATGCCACCTGTAAAAGGGGATGTTGTATTTAAAGAGATTACCTTTGGTTACAAACCAGAACAAACAATTTTTGAGAAATTATCTTTTCATGTTAAACCAGGCGAAACCATTGCGATAGTTGGCCCAACTGGAGCAGGTAAATCAACAATTATTAATTTAATTAGTCGGTTTTATGATGTGAACGAAGGGGAAATCTTAGTAGATGGGATTGATATCCGAGATGTCACGCTAAAATCACTGAGAGACCAAATAGGCGTTATGTTGCAAGATACGTTTATTTTTTCGGGTACGATTATGGAGAATATTCGTTATGGGAAATTAGATGCAACCGAAGAAGAAATAATATCGGCAGCTAAAATTGTTCGAGCACATGAATTTATCATGCAACAAAAAAAAGGCTACCAGACAGTGATAAAAGAAAGAGGCGGCACACTATCAGCTGGACAGCGGCAATTGATTTCTTTTGCACGGACGTTATTAGCAGATCCAAAAGTACTGATTCTAGATGAAGCCACTTCTAGTATTGATACTCAAACGGAAATCCTTTTACAAGAAGGACTCGATTACTTGTTGAAAGGACGGACAGCATTTATTATTGCGCACCGTTTATCGACAATTAAAAATAGCACACGGATCTTTTATATCGCTGATAAGGTTATTCAAGAATCAGGCAGCCATAATGAGTTAATGGCTCAAAAGGGGTTATATTACAATCTATACAAAACACAATTTAATTTATTGCAAAAAATATAA
- a CDS encoding acyl-[acyl-carrier-protein] thioesterase, producing METQIFESEHQVNYYECDASQQLTISMLVNIMMQASGEQSHELGVGDEALAKKGLAWIVLQYTVDIKHIPTAHQKIKVTTQALSYNKLFCYREFNVYDEIGQLCVTAKSTFALLDSEKRKMVRIQDEVVAPFKAPFSKRLIRTPKPEKIKEEQSTESEYRVRYLDIDTNLHVNNSKYLDWSVDTLDYEFLTTHKLTHLTIKFEKEVYYGHQIKSQMSLLENETGQFISAHRIMTGEVVNSEASMTWEKIEKESSR from the coding sequence ATGGAAACACAGATTTTTGAAAGTGAACATCAAGTTAATTATTACGAATGTGATGCTAGTCAACAATTGACTATTTCCATGTTGGTTAATATTATGATGCAAGCATCAGGAGAACAAAGTCATGAGTTAGGTGTAGGAGATGAAGCCTTAGCTAAGAAAGGGTTAGCCTGGATTGTCCTGCAATATACGGTTGATATCAAGCATATTCCAACTGCTCATCAAAAAATAAAAGTTACTACACAAGCTTTATCTTATAATAAACTATTTTGCTATCGTGAATTCAATGTATACGATGAAATAGGCCAATTATGTGTAACAGCTAAAAGCACGTTTGCTTTGTTAGATAGTGAAAAAAGAAAAATGGTTCGTATTCAAGATGAAGTTGTTGCTCCTTTTAAAGCACCCTTTTCAAAAAGACTGATACGTACACCTAAACCAGAAAAAATAAAGGAAGAGCAATCGACAGAAAGTGAGTACCGTGTTCGTTACTTAGATATTGATACAAATCTGCATGTAAACAACTCGAAATACTTAGATTGGTCGGTAGACACATTGGATTATGAATTTCTAACAACACATAAATTAACCCATCTTACAATTAAATTTGAAAAAGAAGTTTATTATGGGCATCAGATAAAAAGTCAGATGAGTCTCTTAGAAAATGAAACTGGCCAATTTATTTCTGCTCATCGCATTATGACCGGAGAAGTCGTAAATAGCGAAGCAAGTATGACTTGGGAAAAAATTGAAAAGGAATCAAGTAGGTGA
- a CDS encoding LacI family DNA-binding transcriptional regulator, translating to MVTINDIAQQAGVAKSTVSRYLNGGSVSQKTKDKLAAIVAETGYRPNTFAQSLKAKKTTIIGTIIPRLDSYSANEVLISIDKGLREKNFQLLITNTNQDSKREIESIYSLASQKVAGILLFATVITEAHKKAIADVAIPVILLGQQADDLYSIVHDEYDAGYKIGKYATDLGHKNFLYLTVFEADVAVGKMRKKGVLDALNESKETTIELVETSFTFEKAYEQVIKMLPNVTASYIICATDNIALAVLKAAHQLKIVIPNVFSLSGFGGYQITTVVSPTITTVKYAYQELGEIAVKNLLLLLEGLPVPKKTILKNKLIENESTKRLN from the coding sequence ATGGTAACTATTAACGATATTGCTCAGCAAGCAGGAGTTGCTAAAAGTACCGTATCTAGATATCTAAATGGTGGATCCGTAAGCCAGAAAACAAAAGATAAATTAGCTGCCATTGTAGCTGAAACAGGTTATAGACCCAATACTTTTGCACAGAGCCTCAAAGCAAAGAAAACAACTATTATCGGAACAATTATCCCGCGATTAGATTCCTATTCTGCAAATGAAGTTTTAATCTCTATTGATAAAGGGTTAAGAGAGAAAAATTTTCAATTGCTTATTACAAATACAAACCAAGATTCTAAAAGAGAAATAGAGAGTATTTATTCATTAGCAAGTCAAAAAGTTGCTGGAATTCTTTTATTTGCAACAGTGATCACTGAAGCCCACAAAAAAGCGATTGCTGATGTAGCGATTCCGGTTATTTTATTGGGTCAACAAGCCGATGATCTTTATTCAATTGTTCATGATGAATATGATGCAGGCTATAAAATAGGTAAATATGCGACCGACTTAGGGCATAAAAACTTTCTTTATTTAACGGTTTTTGAAGCAGATGTAGCGGTAGGTAAAATGCGCAAAAAAGGTGTATTGGACGCACTAAATGAAAGCAAAGAGACGACTATTGAACTGGTTGAAACAAGTTTTACTTTTGAAAAAGCGTATGAACAGGTTATTAAAATGCTGCCAAACGTAACAGCCTCTTATATCATTTGTGCGACAGACAACATTGCTTTAGCTGTATTAAAGGCAGCACATCAATTAAAAATAGTTATTCCAAACGTATTTTCATTGTCTGGCTTTGGTGGCTATCAAATTACGACAGTCGTTTCGCCAACGATTACGACGGTAAAATATGCCTATCAAGAATTAGGCGAAATAGCCGTTAAAAATTTACTTTTGCTACTAGAAGGTTTACCCGTTCCTAAAAAAACAATTTTAAAGAATAAATTAATAGAAAATGAATCAACTAAAAGATTGAATTAA
- a CDS encoding glycoside hydrolase family 32 protein → MAQNKTMGKYELGYHITPAKGLLNDPNGLIQFNGVYHVFYQWNQNGTTHTTKSWGHVISDDLIHWVDQPVALEPDQWFDKDGCYSGSAVAFEDKLYLFYTGNVRNEKNERESYQCLAVSKDGVHFEKKGPVIDQPSGYTAHIRDPKVWQNENNEWWMVLGAQKEDLTGDTLIYHSTDLIDWTFKGSLMDQIEDMGFMWECPDLTQFEGKSAFIFSPQGLTVKGDEFNNIYQSGYLTGDFTKAGKFLPDDYPFRELDRGFEFYAPQTFQDSKGRHILFGWMGVMEPEVEAAVPTIQDGWIHNLTIPRELDYANGQLIQRPVVELEKLRQGQPQVLIGKTKESLQLSTLQNELLFNWKEAAGSFAFQIRNEVLVEYNQDSGRIQVTRTNWLTKKRESRAVTLKRPLTQMQGFLESSTLELFINDGEEVFSLRYFQGQEVKTVAVSFCETGKEPEIIIYSLKH, encoded by the coding sequence ATGGCACAGAATAAAACAATGGGGAAATATGAGTTGGGGTATCACATTACCCCTGCTAAGGGACTACTAAATGATCCCAACGGATTGATTCAGTTTAACGGGGTATATCACGTTTTTTACCAATGGAATCAAAACGGAACAACTCATACAACTAAAAGCTGGGGCCATGTTATTTCTGATGATTTGATTCATTGGGTGGATCAACCAGTGGCGTTAGAACCGGATCAATGGTTTGATAAAGATGGTTGCTACTCAGGCAGTGCTGTAGCGTTTGAAGACAAGCTTTATTTATTCTATACCGGTAATGTTCGTAATGAAAAGAATGAACGCGAAAGTTACCAATGTTTAGCCGTTTCAAAAGATGGTGTGCATTTTGAGAAAAAAGGACCCGTTATAGATCAACCAAGTGGTTATACAGCACATATAAGAGATCCAAAAGTATGGCAAAATGAAAACAATGAATGGTGGATGGTATTGGGTGCTCAAAAAGAGGACTTAACAGGCGATACATTGATTTACCATTCAACTGATTTAATCGATTGGACTTTTAAGGGATCGTTGATGGATCAAATTGAAGATATGGGTTTTATGTGGGAATGTCCTGATTTAACTCAATTTGAAGGAAAATCAGCTTTTATTTTTTCTCCTCAAGGACTAACCGTTAAAGGGGATGAATTCAATAATATCTATCAGTCTGGCTATTTAACAGGAGACTTTACAAAAGCAGGCAAGTTTCTACCAGATGATTATCCTTTTAGAGAACTAGATAGAGGTTTTGAATTTTACGCTCCTCAAACGTTCCAAGATTCTAAAGGTAGACATATTTTATTTGGTTGGATGGGTGTAATGGAACCGGAAGTCGAAGCAGCCGTTCCAACTATTCAAGATGGTTGGATTCATAATTTAACTATTCCAAGAGAATTAGACTACGCAAATGGACAATTGATTCAGCGACCAGTAGTAGAATTGGAAAAATTAAGACAAGGTCAACCTCAAGTTCTCATAGGGAAAACGAAAGAATCGTTGCAGCTATCTACGCTGCAAAATGAACTGTTATTCAATTGGAAAGAAGCTGCCGGATCATTTGCTTTTCAAATCAGAAATGAAGTGTTAGTTGAATACAATCAGGATTCTGGTCGCATCCAAGTAACTCGTACAAATTGGCTGACTAAAAAAAGAGAGTCACGTGCAGTAACACTTAAGCGTCCGTTGACTCAGATGCAAGGCTTTCTTGAAAGTTCCACGCTCGAGCTCTTTATTAATGATGGAGAAGAAGTGTTTTCTTTACGTTATTTTCAAGGTCAAGAAGTGAAGACAGTGGCGGTTTCTTTTTGTGAAACAGGTAAAGAACCAGAGATAATAATTTATTCTTTAAAGCACTAA
- a CDS encoding ABC transporter ATP-binding protein, with protein MNRELTEGLNEMSFKKMNKTRKTLEEEGYIVENKGETKGSIKKFLFLMNQLNWPKGRMALAFLLSLFSTGASLAIPLVTKELVDSLTTASFNWQTGFFLFAVFVLQGLLGGLSLYLLAYIGETIVADLRIKLWNKVLRLPVSYYDDNETGETMSRITQDTSRLKQLVSEHLVSFITGMISIIGAVGILLYLDWKITLLMLTSIPISLAIILPLGNIMYKIARATQTEMATLSGHLSRVLGDIRLVKAYQAESKEGEKGEKAIHSLFLFGLKEAKIQSIISPVMTLVMMSIVVVILGYGGAQVSKGLLSAGTLVAIIFLLFQIIVPFAQMTQVFTIFQKAVGATERIQEILDMASEQADGITVISEGALCFEGVYFSYESGAEVLKDISFQVQPGTITAFVGPSGGGKTTIFSLLERFYLPTAGEIRLGGTPIAALALSNWRKRIGYVSQESPLLSGTIMDNIVFGLANRPSIEEVKSAAQSANALEFIEEMSNGFETLVGERGMKLSGGQRQRIAIARALLNNPEILLLDEATSNLDSGSQTHVQEALQRLMKGRTTLIIAHRLSTVVEADQLVFLERGRITGMGTHQELLESHLLYREFAKGQGLLS; from the coding sequence ATGAATAGAGAACTTACAGAAGGACTAAACGAGATGAGTTTTAAAAAAATGAATAAAACTCGAAAAACACTTGAGGAAGAAGGATATATTGTGGAAAATAAAGGTGAAACAAAAGGTTCAATAAAAAAATTTCTTTTTCTGATGAATCAACTCAATTGGCCGAAAGGGAGAATGGCACTTGCTTTTTTATTGTCTTTATTTTCAACGGGTGCAAGTCTAGCTATTCCATTAGTAACAAAAGAGCTAGTTGATTCCTTAACAACAGCCTCTTTTAATTGGCAAACGGGTTTCTTTCTATTTGCCGTTTTCGTCTTACAAGGTTTATTGGGTGGACTTTCGCTTTATTTATTAGCGTACATAGGCGAAACGATTGTTGCAGATTTACGGATTAAATTATGGAATAAAGTCCTTAGGTTACCTGTTTCTTATTACGATGATAATGAAACGGGAGAAACGATGAGTCGTATCACACAAGATACATCACGATTAAAACAACTCGTCTCAGAGCATCTCGTTTCATTTATTACAGGAATGATTTCGATTATTGGTGCGGTAGGTATCCTTTTGTATCTGGATTGGAAAATCACCCTTTTAATGTTAACGAGCATACCCATTAGTTTAGCCATTATTTTACCGCTTGGGAACATCATGTATAAAATCGCTCGAGCAACACAAACAGAGATGGCCACTTTATCTGGACATCTCAGTAGAGTATTAGGCGACATTCGTTTAGTAAAGGCTTATCAAGCTGAATCTAAAGAAGGTGAAAAAGGGGAAAAAGCCATTCATTCGTTATTTTTGTTTGGCTTAAAGGAAGCAAAAATCCAATCCATTATCTCACCAGTGATGACGCTGGTTATGATGAGTATTGTTGTTGTTATCCTAGGTTATGGTGGAGCGCAAGTGTCAAAAGGTCTTTTGAGTGCAGGAACTTTGGTTGCTATCATCTTTTTATTATTCCAGATTATTGTACCTTTTGCACAAATGACTCAAGTTTTCACTATTTTTCAAAAAGCCGTTGGAGCAACAGAACGAATCCAGGAGATTCTTGATATGGCTAGTGAACAAGCGGATGGAATAACGGTTATTTCTGAAGGAGCGTTGTGTTTCGAAGGGGTTTATTTCTCTTACGAATCAGGTGCAGAAGTATTAAAAGATATTTCATTCCAAGTACAACCGGGTACGATTACTGCATTTGTAGGACCGAGTGGTGGAGGAAAGACAACTATTTTTTCACTGTTAGAACGATTTTATCTGCCGACAGCTGGGGAAATACGTTTAGGGGGAACACCAATCGCTGCTCTTGCATTGTCTAATTGGCGAAAGCGAATCGGTTATGTCTCTCAAGAGAGTCCTTTACTGAGTGGAACGATTATGGATAATATTGTCTTTGGATTAGCAAATCGACCGTCAATAGAAGAAGTAAAAAGTGCGGCACAATCAGCAAATGCATTAGAATTTATTGAAGAAATGTCGAATGGATTTGAAACGCTTGTTGGAGAGAGAGGTATGAAGCTTTCTGGTGGTCAACGCCAACGAATTGCTATTGCACGAGCCTTGTTAAATAATCCTGAAATTTTGTTATTGGATGAAGCAACCTCTAATCTAGACAGTGGCTCTCAAACACATGTGCAAGAAGCATTGCAACGACTGATGAAAGGACGTACCACGTTGATTATTGCCCATCGATTATCGACAGTTGTTGAAGCAGATCAACTTGTTTTCTTAGAAAGAGGTCGCATTACTGGGATGGGTACTCATCAAGAATTACTTGAGTCTCATTTGTTATACCGAGAATTTGCTAAAGGACAAGGATTGTTATCCTAA